Proteins from one Brevibacillus humidisoli genomic window:
- a CDS encoding polysaccharide biosynthesis protein: protein MGYRQRLLFMGLSDVAIVSLAVAIAYLVLSDLFRMFDSLVMFYILIGQIGFVIGLLAWTEMYRPVFKYASYTELIAIIKSVTVAEVLFFCSTSVVQYALSQIAIPPSFYLISWSFTIIGIGGSRFIWRVVNDTYRRRKPRRYRTLIVGAGNAGVLVARELTLSGESDYLPVAFVDDDPRILNLHVYGLPVVGKRIDIPEVVKRYAIAKVVLAMPSAPKETITDTLAICKECNVEVRILPRVSDLLCSDVSIKMIREVKIEDLLGREPVQLDPLKISQYLREEVVLVTGAGGSIGSELCRQIASFGPRKLLLVGRGEYSIFQIEQELSGKFPTVEQVAIIADIKDRKRIRDVMTTYRPSVVFHAAAHKHVPLMELNPEEAVKNNIFGTKNVAECAVECGVSKFVLISTDKAVNPTSVMGATKRIAEMLIQGLNDQCETKFVAVRFGNVLGSRGSVIPIFKRQIQQGGPLTVTHPEMMRFFMTITEAAQLVIQAGALAEGGEIFILDMGKPVKISDLAQDLVRLSGLVPHQDVRIVYTGIRPGEKLREELLTSEEGMGATNHDRIFVCKPTGHYWPVLSEQIKELEMVVTRTDYHCSKHDIVGMLQQIVPTYLHNGRQGEPVPETAANQSALSLPSLRFDQPQVEVSAK from the coding sequence ATGGGTTATCGACAAAGGCTGCTGTTCATGGGGTTGTCGGATGTGGCAATCGTTAGTCTGGCTGTTGCAATCGCTTATCTGGTATTGTCCGATCTATTTCGAATGTTTGACTCCCTTGTGATGTTTTACATACTGATTGGGCAAATCGGCTTTGTGATCGGTCTGCTTGCTTGGACAGAAATGTATCGCCCCGTGTTTAAGTACGCCAGTTATACGGAACTGATCGCAATCATCAAATCCGTCACAGTGGCAGAAGTATTGTTTTTTTGCTCTACATCGGTTGTACAGTATGCATTGTCGCAGATAGCCATTCCGCCGTCCTTCTATCTGATCTCATGGTCTTTTACGATTATTGGCATTGGTGGGTCCCGTTTTATCTGGAGGGTAGTGAACGACACCTACCGGAGACGAAAACCTCGTCGATACAGGACCTTGATTGTCGGGGCAGGGAATGCAGGAGTGTTAGTAGCGAGAGAACTGACATTGTCGGGCGAATCGGACTATCTGCCCGTCGCTTTTGTCGATGATGATCCCAGAATACTGAACCTGCATGTGTATGGACTACCTGTTGTTGGCAAACGGATCGATATTCCGGAAGTGGTTAAGCGGTATGCGATTGCCAAGGTGGTGTTGGCCATGCCGTCTGCTCCGAAGGAGACCATTACGGATACACTTGCAATATGCAAAGAGTGCAACGTGGAAGTAAGGATTCTGCCGCGCGTCTCAGACCTCCTTTGCAGCGATGTATCGATCAAGATGATCCGGGAAGTGAAGATAGAAGATCTGCTCGGCAGAGAACCGGTACAGCTTGATCCGCTTAAAATTTCCCAGTATCTGAGAGAGGAAGTCGTACTGGTCACCGGGGCTGGCGGATCGATTGGCTCGGAACTGTGCCGTCAGATTGCCTCATTTGGACCGCGCAAGCTGCTGCTGGTTGGAAGAGGTGAATACAGCATCTTTCAGATAGAGCAAGAGTTGAGCGGCAAGTTTCCAACTGTCGAACAGGTGGCCATTATCGCTGATATCAAAGACCGCAAGCGGATTCGGGATGTGATGACGACTTATCGACCATCCGTTGTATTTCATGCCGCTGCTCACAAACATGTTCCCTTGATGGAGTTGAACCCGGAAGAAGCGGTGAAGAACAACATCTTCGGGACGAAAAACGTTGCTGAGTGCGCCGTGGAATGCGGCGTAAGCAAGTTTGTGCTGATCTCCACCGACAAAGCGGTCAATCCTACCAGTGTGATGGGAGCTACCAAACGGATAGCAGAGATGTTGATACAAGGACTCAACGATCAGTGCGAGACGAAGTTCGTCGCTGTGCGCTTCGGTAACGTACTTGGCAGTAGGGGGAGTGTGATTCCGATTTTTAAGCGGCAGATCCAGCAAGGAGGCCCACTGACCGTCACCCATCCAGAGATGATGCGCTTTTTTATGACAATCACAGAAGCGGCACAGCTGGTGATTCAGGCTGGTGCACTGGCCGAGGGAGGTGAGATTTTTATCCTCGACATGGGCAAACCAGTCAAGATATCCGATCTGGCTCAGGACTTGGTCCGCCTGTCCGGACTTGTGCCTCATCAGGATGTGAGGATCGTCTACACTGGCATTCGTCCGGGAGAGAAGCTGCGTGAGGAACTGCTGACCAGCGAAGAAGGGATGGGCGCAACGAATCACGACCGTATATTCGTCTGTAAACCGACTGGCCACTATTGGCCTGTTCTTTCAGAGCAGATCAAGGAGTTGGAGATGGTGGTCACCCGCACTGATTATCACTGCAGCAAACATGATATTGTCGGAATGCTGCAGCAGATTGTTCCGACCTATCTGCACAATGGCCGACAGGGGGAGCCAGTGCCTGAAACGGCAGCCAACCAGAGTGCGCTTTCACTCCCTTCCCTGCGGTTTGATCAACCACAAGTAGAAGTGTCCGCCAAGTGA
- a CDS encoding ATP-grasp domain-containing protein — MNILLCSVGRRVPIVEYFCRELAGSGKVVAVDCSRYAPALYVADHYEIVPAIDDPAYLPALLKICRRHRIRGVLSLIDPELSRLSAARDVLQEEGVELVASCYEVNELCLDKKAMYDFLTKHALPAVPTYDQLDEIFDALDSGKLSFPLLCKPRWGSASIGLRRIDSLQQLDSLWSDPSHPHLVVQPFLTAAEYGIDAYVDLHSSELISMFCKQKINMRAGETDKAVSVHNQSLEQLTTDLLYALPLRGPIDIDCFQTDTGFVISEINPRFGGGYPHAYECGVNFIRLILHNLAGIANVPGDCRTYPDGSIMVKYEQIRLL; from the coding sequence ATGAATATTCTGCTCTGTAGTGTCGGCCGGCGGGTCCCAATCGTCGAGTACTTCTGTCGGGAGTTGGCAGGCAGCGGCAAAGTAGTGGCTGTCGACTGCAGCCGTTATGCTCCTGCCCTCTACGTCGCCGATCATTACGAAATCGTTCCGGCAATTGACGACCCCGCTTACCTCCCTGCTTTGCTGAAGATCTGTCGGCGGCATCGGATTCGTGGTGTGCTCTCCTTGATTGACCCAGAGCTGTCGCGGCTTTCTGCCGCTCGGGATGTTCTGCAAGAGGAAGGTGTGGAGTTGGTCGCTTCCTGTTATGAAGTGAATGAACTCTGCCTCGACAAAAAGGCGATGTATGATTTTCTGACCAAACATGCGCTGCCCGCTGTTCCTACCTATGATCAGCTCGACGAGATTTTCGATGCCCTTGATAGCGGCAAACTCTCTTTTCCCTTGCTCTGTAAGCCGCGATGGGGGAGTGCCAGTATCGGCCTCCGACGTATCGACTCTCTCCAGCAGTTGGACAGCCTGTGGTCCGATCCATCCCATCCGCATCTGGTTGTACAACCGTTTCTTACCGCTGCGGAGTACGGAATCGATGCGTACGTCGACCTTCACTCCAGTGAGCTCATCTCCATGTTTTGCAAGCAAAAAATCAATATGCGTGCCGGTGAAACGGATAAAGCAGTTTCGGTTCATAATCAATCGCTTGAGCAGTTAACGACAGATTTGCTGTACGCGCTGCCGCTCAGAGGACCGATCGACATCGACTGCTTTCAAACCGATACGGGCTTCGTCATATCCGAGATCAATCCGCGCTTTGGAGGGGGATATCCACATGCTTACGAATGCGGTGTCAACTTTATCCGACTAATCCTCCACAATCTTGCCGGGATAGCCAACGTGCCCGGCGATTGCCGCACATATCCCGATGGAAGCATCATGGTCAAGTATGAGCAGATCCGGTTGCTGTAA
- a CDS encoding LCP family protein, which translates to MTYSRTVTRRQAIDAKRRTQKVRLLRFAVSLLLLLLAAIAAYLYSFYYTIKLTADRVYQPLDTSPTVRHNKMPILVNAKPITILLFGVDQRENDRGRSDTLLLAAVHPAKKTTLLVSIPRDTRTELVGRGTLDKINHAYAFGGTEMTINTVQAFLDISIDYYVSVNMEGFEQLIDVLGGIEVQNQTAYQYWGYQFPVGTIHLDGERALAYARMRYYDPAGDLGRNLRQQQVIKAILDKAKMSLVTNNHEILERIGASVKTNLHYEEWKEVIGRYRPAAENVETDQLRGSGKVIDGIYYYIVTPEERARVHDRFEAFLLEDTTERHWPLGGAVP; encoded by the coding sequence GTGACGTACTCCAGAACGGTTACCCGGCGTCAGGCCATTGACGCTAAGCGGCGTACCCAAAAGGTTCGTTTGCTGCGTTTCGCAGTTAGCTTGCTGCTCCTGCTGCTGGCGGCGATTGCTGCTTATCTGTACAGCTTCTATTACACGATCAAGCTGACGGCCGATCGAGTGTACCAACCACTCGACACCTCACCGACCGTGAGGCACAACAAGATGCCTATCCTTGTGAATGCAAAGCCGATTACGATACTGCTTTTTGGAGTGGATCAACGGGAAAATGACAGAGGGCGTTCCGATACATTGCTCCTCGCTGCCGTTCATCCTGCCAAAAAGACGACGCTTTTGGTCAGTATTCCGCGAGACACCCGAACCGAGTTGGTCGGACGTGGGACTTTAGACAAAATCAACCATGCGTATGCGTTCGGTGGAACGGAGATGACCATCAACACCGTACAGGCGTTTCTTGACATTTCGATTGATTACTATGTGTCTGTCAATATGGAAGGATTTGAGCAACTGATTGATGTCTTGGGTGGGATAGAGGTGCAGAATCAGACGGCTTACCAATATTGGGGATACCAATTCCCGGTGGGAACGATTCACCTTGACGGGGAAAGGGCGTTAGCCTACGCCAGGATGCGTTATTATGATCCCGCCGGCGATTTGGGACGGAATTTGCGGCAGCAGCAGGTGATCAAGGCGATTCTTGATAAGGCAAAGATGTCGCTGGTGACAAATAACCATGAGATTCTTGAGCGGATTGGGGCAAGCGTGAAGACCAATCTACACTATGAGGAATGGAAAGAAGTGATCGGGCGCTATCGGCCCGCTGCTGAAAACGTAGAGACGGATCAGTTGCGGGGAAGCGGCAAGGTCATCGATGGCATCTACTACTACATCGTAACACCAGAAGAGAGGGCGCGAGTTCATGACCGTTTTGAAGCGTTTCTGCTAGAGGATACGACAGAGCGGCACTGGCCTCTTGGAGGGGCAGTCCCGTGA
- a CDS encoding diaminopimelate decarboxylase — protein sequence MIMYDYRMISRLYHAAGSAFFLFYPDQLTQNASRLHDAFARRYEQVAIAYSYKTNYLPYLCTEMDRWGAYAEVVSRLEYQLAETIGVEPQRIIFNGPLKDLDDICLALDNKSMLHLDSFYEIDHVKHYREIRPDQPIRVGLRVNFDLSKNGHSPLQNGYQRSRFGFCVENGSLREAISRLRQIPNLTINGLHAHFSTNRSLEVYERITSHLCQLGRTWLGQELEYIDVGGGFYGPLPDSFGVDDPPSFDDYARVICDTVSRQLTSYGLTPLLILEPGVSLVADTFHFICQVIDLKQIGDQTFVLVDGSVHNVKPTMHKKPLPVQVIRQNNNDNRQSEQLFHVVGYTCMEKDYLSENCLAPLPQPGDFLQFGHVGAYTIVFQPPFIRERPPIVAASDGGYLLVRKKERFDQFFPDQLREYHHELLLRDVRRGVDDEYSAL from the coding sequence ATGATAATGTACGACTATCGGATGATAAGCAGACTGTACCATGCAGCAGGTTCAGCCTTTTTTCTGTTTTATCCCGATCAACTGACACAAAACGCATCACGCCTGCATGATGCATTCGCTAGACGATACGAACAGGTTGCGATCGCTTATTCCTACAAGACCAATTACCTGCCGTACCTGTGTACGGAAATGGATAGGTGGGGAGCGTACGCGGAAGTCGTATCCCGCTTGGAGTATCAGTTGGCCGAAACAATCGGGGTAGAACCTCAAAGGATCATCTTTAATGGTCCACTCAAGGATCTGGATGACATCTGCCTAGCCTTGGATAACAAGAGTATGCTTCATCTGGACTCGTTTTATGAGATTGATCATGTCAAGCACTATCGGGAGATACGTCCAGATCAACCGATCAGGGTAGGACTGCGGGTCAATTTTGATCTGTCTAAAAACGGCCACAGTCCCCTGCAAAATGGTTATCAACGGAGTCGCTTTGGCTTTTGTGTGGAAAATGGCAGCCTTCGAGAAGCAATCAGTCGATTGCGTCAAATCCCCAACCTCACAATTAATGGCCTGCACGCCCATTTCTCGACTAATCGCAGTCTCGAAGTCTACGAGCGAATCACCAGCCACCTCTGTCAGTTGGGACGGACATGGTTAGGCCAGGAACTGGAATACATCGATGTGGGGGGAGGCTTCTACGGACCTCTGCCAGACTCGTTTGGGGTGGATGATCCGCCCTCATTTGACGACTATGCACGTGTCATCTGCGACACGGTAAGCCGACAGTTGACTTCCTATGGCCTGACTCCGCTTTTAATACTGGAACCGGGTGTTTCGCTCGTCGCTGACACGTTCCACTTTATTTGTCAGGTTATCGATCTGAAACAGATTGGCGATCAGACGTTCGTTCTGGTAGATGGGAGTGTCCACAATGTGAAACCTACCATGCACAAAAAACCGCTGCCCGTTCAGGTGATCCGTCAGAACAACAACGATAATCGTCAGAGCGAACAGCTTTTTCACGTTGTCGGTTACACCTGCATGGAAAAAGATTATCTGAGTGAAAATTGTTTGGCGCCGCTGCCTCAGCCAGGCGATTTTTTGCAATTTGGACATGTTGGTGCCTACACGATTGTGTTTCAGCCCCCGTTCATCCGGGAACGTCCTCCGATCGTGGCGGCAAGCGATGGAGGATATCTTTTAGTCAGGAAAAAAGAGAGGTTTGACCAGTTCTTCCCCGATCAGCTGCGGGAGTATCATCACGAGCTGCTGTTGCGTGATGTGCGTAGGGGGGTTGATGATGAATATTCTGCTCTGTAG